From the genome of Triticum aestivum cultivar Chinese Spring chromosome 1A, IWGSC CS RefSeq v2.1, whole genome shotgun sequence:
GCTGTAGTGAGGCATTCGGAGTTGGGTGTCCTGTCATCGTACCAACGGATGGCTGCAGTGAGGCATTTGGAGCTTGGTTCATCGTACCAATGGACGACTGCAGTGAGGCATTCAGAGCTGGGTGTCCTCTCATTGTACCAATGGTTGGTTGCAGCGAGAAATTTGGAGCTGGGTGTCCTCTCATCGTACCAAGAGACGGCAATAGTGAGGCATCCAGAGCTGAGTTGCATTGTTCTGAATAGGTATACACGTGATTTGTCGGAACTCCCAAATGATCCTGTGAGTAGTAGTACCAAAGGTTAGTGTCCATAAATCTTTAAAACGATAAAACTAAAATCTGAGTGTAGGTAGCTTATACCATTAAGCTATTGTAATGTTGCAATTCAGCTGGCAATCTTTGGTCTTGTCCATACATCGCCATAGGATTTAGGATTGGGTTGTACTGTGGTAGATATGCAGGCATTTGATTCGTAAAAACCTTCGAATGACCCTATAAAACATGGTGTGATAAATCTTGTATAACTTAAGTTTTTATGTCAGATCAAGTGTGAATTTATTTATACCATTGAGGTGCCATGAGGTTGTAGTGCTACAGGATTATctactttccttttcctctttgATTTTGCTTTCTCTAAGCCACCAATAGGTCTACTTGCTCCTTGAATAGTCTTCTCCTTCAACTTGATACCTTTTGGCTTAGCAAGCCCCTTATTTTGTTTTGAACTTGTACATGAGTTAATGTTTGGTTCTGCAAATATATATTTAAATAAAATTCAAGTTTGATAACATTATAAAACTACACACCCATATTAGCGGGTCTACTTGACCCTCGAACAGTCTTGTTTTTAACCTTGTTACCTGTTGGATTGGCAAATCCCTCATTTTGTTCTGAACTTGTAGACGGGTTAATGTTCGGGTCTGCAACTATAAAAGCAAACATAGGTTAGTTTGATGAGATCATAAAACTAAACTTACAGACCTTGTGCCAAGGGAGTTACATATATCTGGATGTCTGTTTGATCCTCgagccgtcttctccttgaccttcATTCCTTTTGGCTTGGTAGGCCTCTCATTTTGTTTTGAACTTGTAGTCGTGATATTGTTTGAGTCTCCAACTATAAAAGTAAATATAAATTTAAGCTTGATGAGAGCATAAAACTGAATGTACATACCTTGTGAACAAACAGAGTTACCTGTATCcggatcagatctatgttttagaCATTTCTCCACCTCTTCTGCTAATTTCTCTGCATAATTAGCAGCCATCAAGTATGACTCTTCAGACTCTGCGGCTCGAGCAGCTATTTGGATAAACATTCTGCACAACTCTTTATAGCGTTTTGTCAGTATTGTTTTGCGGTCTTCATGCAGGTTGCAGTTGCTTGTTATATCCAAAACTTTTGCATCAATTGTCCATCTTTTCAAGATGTACTGTTGAGGGATGTGCTTGATATTATTAATGTCAAGTACCTTCAAGGAATGAGAGCAAAGAATTCCAGCAAATTCAAACTTCTTGCAACTGCAATTGACCTTTTCTTCTTTTGGAAAAAATTTAACAACATGATCACGCTCTGTACCATGAAATTTTACTTTGTAAACCTTCTCCTCGGTGTCACTGTCATCACAAAGGAATGTATCATAGTTTAAGGTCCGAAGCACTTGTTCCTGAAACATCTTGAATATTGGTGGAGTATATGTAGTTGATGCTTGCCTTAACATATAGCTTTCTGCCTTCAGCTTAGGAGTACTTTGTGTTGCTTTGAAGTCACATCTCACCTCTTCAAATCTTTTATCTACAACTAGACGTTCGAAATGCTCAAAAAAGTAAGCATGGCATACTTAGAACTAATGTAACGTTTTAGTTCGTTGTTCATGCTTTCACTCCTTTGGGTACTGCTCATGTGTGCAGAGAAAGTATTCCTGCCATATACTAGGGCCAAATGCTCCCTTTTCTCAAATAACCTTTGGAGCCATGCATTGTCCCGGAGTCCATACTTGTCAAGCATTTCATTCCATGCACTTATaaattcatcttcctcctcaataTCATAGATACAATGCTGAAAATCAGCATTGAACTTCTTGTAATCTGTAACAACTCCACCAAGATGTTTGATAGCATTTTGattcatatgccacacacaaagtCTATGGTGAGAGTGAGGCAGGACTGAACGGATCGCCTTAGCCATTGCCGCATCTTCGTCAGTCAGAATTGTATGTGGATGCTTTCCAGACATTACTGTTAAAAATGTTCTAAAAAGCCAAGCAAAACTTTCTGATGTTTCATCATAGAGAAGTGCAGCACCAAACACAATTGTTTTCTTGTGATTATTTACACCAACAATTAAACCAAACGGACGCCCATCGTCTAGTTTCCTGTATGTGGTGTCAAAACATATGACATCACCAAATAATGCATAGTCTGAGACCATTTTGGAGTCCGTccaaaatatattagttatcaaatCATCCTCATCAACTTGAATTGAATAAAAAAAGAGTGCTGCTACACAGACGACGCTGCATAGCCGATTTTGGGACGACACTGTCAATCAAACCATCCATGCAGAGGATAAACTGTAGCACAACCATTGGATGTAGTGTCGTCTCCAAATCGGCCAGCGTGTGTCGTTTGCTAAGTAGTTTCGATAAAAAAACTTGACATCTTCTGAAACCTTCTTCTCCATATATTCTAACACTCCACCAGTGTCACCCACCTTTGCTTTTAGTGTTCTCTTTGAGTACAAACGATTTTTCATGTCTGTGCTTATAAAGCCAAGGTTTTCAGGTCCACATGCCTCTTTCGTCATTAGATCAATAGTTGCTTTATTTGAAATGCCCACTGACTTTGCGACCTCAGCATTGGCTAGTTGAGCTTCAGTTACTTTCCTGTGTGATCTTAAGTATTGCGACATATTTCCAGTAGCAAGACTATGGTTGTGGGCTTCCTTAAATTCGTATACATAATAAATCCCATTATTAAGACTTATCTTCATACGTGCATCACAACCACATCGTGTCTCAGGCCTACTATAACTGAATTTCTCCTCTCTTTTATCTTCCGCACGAACTCCTATTAGTTCAAGTATTTTTCTTAGTCCCATCTAAAAATGCATATGACCAGAACAAGTTAGAACTAGTCCATACCTTGACGAGAACATGTGAATGTCCGTTGTTGTATTGTACTAGAATTTTTTTACTTTATGTTGATTGCCTCTTCGGATGCTAAAACCCATGGAATAAGCATACTTGTTATAGAAGGAATAAGCTTCTTCTTCAGATAAAAACCGCATGCCAAGCTTTGGCACCCCTTTTTCAATTTGCTCTGTTGCATTGCTAGCTGTAGTTTCTTCGAATCCCTGTTTAAATTAGTAGTCACTTTAGCAATTGGTTCAAATACAAGGAAAAGGAGAAGAAACCTATCTGTGTTGTAAATCAACAAATAACCTTGCTATGTCTATTTATTTTGATTTCACGATGGAATGAAAAGGAGTAGGCATTCCCAACTAATCAGAGGTATGTCTTTGCCCCTTGAGCCATTACATTTCTCTTATATGTCTTTTCCCCTTGAGCCATTACATTTCTCTTATATGTCCAGCATCATTGTCAGTTTTCATTTATATATACCCATCAGTAATACAACTTTGTATTGTGTAATCTGTGCAAGACATATTGTTAACTGGATATTACGCACAGGGAGTACGAAATATTCGCTTCTGTTGTATAGGTTTATTTTGCTATGCCCTACCAGTGACAACAATCACAAAAACCTGAAAGCCATAGATCCGTAAATTGCAGGACTGGGAGAAGATATTGGAtcagagagaaggaagaacgcaatGGAAGACATAGCTTACATTTGGGGGATCTGATTCCTCATTGGTCCCGGCAAGAATTGGTGAAGACGCCATCAAGTTCCTCGTATCCCTCTGTTGGATCTATATTTGTAGATAGATTTGATGGAGGTGTATGATGTGGTTTGTTTGGAGTAACTGTGTACGGGAAAAGTTCACCACCAATGTTTTGGCGCGCAAGAGTGATTTATTTCCCTCCAAATCTCTATTCTGTTGCGTTAATTACGATGGCTGAAAAAAGTCTTAGAGCGGACGGTTTAATTAAGAGACGCGGCTGGCCGGTTTTGTTTAATTGCTGGGGTTTTTAATCGAAAAAAGGCAATAGCATGTGATCGTTGGATGAGCCCCACGTACCACGGAGCACGGATGGAAGCATTTTCGCGGAGGCTTGCCTGACGCAGGGCGATGTCTATTACCTCGGACCGGACGAGCTGCTCAACGTTTTCTACGCTCTTGACACACGTGAAGGTGCTTCCCACTGCTTATATGGGACCGATCTGCCGGCCCCGCTGCAGGTCATACACGATGTGCTCACCACAGCTGCTGCTGGTTTCGCCATCAGCAGTGATACAAGTCTGTGTTGAACGTGTGGAGATGGTTGGCTGTAATAACAAGAAATTTAGTtcactagtactcccttcgttccaaattactcgtcacagaaatgga
Proteins encoded in this window:
- the LOC123059707 gene encoding uncharacterized protein; the protein is MLRQASTTYTPPIFKMFQEQVLRTLNYDTFLCDDSDTEEKVYKVKFHGTERDHVVKFFPKEEKVNCSCKKFEFAGILCSHSLKVLDINNIKHIPQQYILKRWTIDAKVLDITSNCNLHEDRKTILTKRYKELCRMFIQIAARAAESEESYLMAANYAEKLAEEVEKCLKHRSDPDTVGDSNNITTTSSKQNERPTKPKGMKVKEKTARGSNRHPDIFADPNINPSTSSEQNEGFANPTEPNINSCTSSKQNKGLAKPKGIKLKEKTIQGASRPIGGLEKAKSKRKRKVDNPVALQPHGTSMGHSKVFTNQMPAYLPQYNPILNPMAMYGQDQRLPAELQHYNSLMDHLGVPTNHVYTYSEQCNSALDASLLPSLGTMRGHPAPNFSLQPTIGTMRGHPALNASLQSSIGTMNQAPNASLQPSVGTMTGHPTPNASLQHPIGMMIRHPALNAPLQPSVGTMTCQNQVFFQQQKPT